The segment CTCGACAAAGATTTCGGGATTGGCAATGGAACGGTCAACATGGGACTCGGCCGCAAAGTTAATGACGTAGTCCGGATCATACTTTTCCAGAAGCGATGCGACAAGATCTTTGTCACAGATATCGCCATGGACAAAGATATGGCGACCATCATTTTCAATATCCTTGAGATTTTCAAGGTTGCCGGCATAGGTCAGCTTATCGAGGTTGATGATACGGATATCGGAATATTTCCGTAACATGTAGTAGACAAAGTTTGTTCCAATGAAGCCGGCGCAGCCGGTAACGAGATAGGTTGTTGTCATTTGGTTTCCTCCCTGGTGCCGCTGCACTATATTCTACCTGAGAAAGCTGATTGTTATCTGGCTCCCTTATGCTTAAACACAACGGCTACGGTCTTAAACAGAATACGGGCATCAAGGCCTAAAGACCAGTTGTTGATATAACGCAGGTCCAGCTTTACGACATCATCAAAGTTGGTGATATCGCTGCGTCCCGATACCTGCCACAACCCCGTGATCCCGGGACGGATGGACAGGCGCTCGCGATAGTGTTCATTGTAATGCAGAAATTCATCTTCGGTTGGAGGACGCGTTCCTACCAGGGACATGTCCCCTTTCAATACGTTCCAAAACTGCGGAAACTCATCCAGAGATGTCTTGCGCATAAACTTACCGACTTTGGTGATGCGCGGATCATCTTCCATCTTGAACATGAGGCCGTTCATCTCGTTTTCTGCCATCAGGTTCTTCTTCCGCTCCTCCGCATCGATATACATCGAACGGAACTTATAGAACTTGAAACGCTTGCCGTTGCGTCCGATACGGATCTGGGAAAAGATCACGGGTCCCGGCGAATCCAGCTTAATGGCCGGTGCCGCAAAGATATAGATGATTCCACAGATCGCAAGTCCCACCAGAGCTCCGATGATATCAAAGATTCGTTTCACGGCTAGGGCGGCGCGGTTGAATTCATGTTTCGCATAATTGGCACAGAGATAATCCCCGCCGAAGACAGATACCGTCAATTGCTGATCCACGGGCTGAAACAGATCCAGCGCAACGTGTGCCTTTACGCCCATGCACGTAAACTTCTCCATCAGGGAATAGATAGTCTCCTGAGGAAGTGACGGCGCATTGATAAATACATCATCAAAGGCAGCCGTCACAAGTTCCTTGCTCAGATTCTCGAGCGGACAGGAAAAGGAGCAGTCATAGAGTGTTCCCTGCGCCGTATCCGTATTAATGACAAGCTTTCCGATGACGCAGAATACAAGTCCGTCATCAAACTCATCCTCCGCATGTGCCTGATCGGTAATGAGAATGATTTTGTTGCGGAACGTATCGGTGCCATAGACTTTGCGGGCCGCAAATTTGATTGTGCCCCGCTCCACGATCATGAGACCGAAGTTGATCAGCAGAAAATAGCCGAGCATCAGTCGTGAGATCCACGATATATTGTGCGCAAAGTAGTGGCCCGTAATTAATGCCAGACCAAGAACGGCCGTATGGAGAAAAACAGCGTAGATTTCATCAAACCAGCTGCGCCGCATAAAATTCTTATCCAGGTTCAGGCGGAATGCGATCACCGTCGAGATTAACGCAATGGAGAAATAAATATCAAGTACCGCAGTTGTTCCACTGCTTCCGGTGCCGAAGCGGATATGTACCGCAATCGCAAGCGAAAGAAGGCTCACGATCATATCAGCGAGCCACAGCGTCGATCTTCTCAGGCTTCGTACATGTATATTCACAACTTCCCCCCTCGTTGCCAGCTTATATATTATATCCAAATATACAGATACAGGCTGTGCATTTCTTTCTGCACAAATCAGTACCATAATGTGAACAGTTACCTCAGATTCAACTGCTTTCACCTCGCATTAATTATTAATATCGTCAAAAGGCCGCTCATCCATTGAGCGGCACACTATCAGGCCTGTACCGCAGCCTTTGAAACTGAGTCAGTCCCGTAATCCAGATAAATCAAATAGCCGTACGCAATCCAGAAGTAGATGGACTCGATATGCGAGTTTTCTCCCAGGATCCCCGGCTGCAGCATCGACTGGATCCACCCGCATAAAACCAGAATTAATAACCATCCCGACTTCGTCGAAGCAATCAGATGCCGGTTCCTCCAAAAGCGAACGATACTGGCAAAAAAGAACACAAGCAGAGAAATCAGGCCGGCAAAGCCGGAGAAGACAAATACGTTGACCAGAATATTGTGAAGTGAGATGCCAGCGTCATTGAACGTCATTTCAACAAGTTTTGCAGGCAGGTATGCCCAGCCCCAACCGAAGACCGGCTTCTCCATTCCGACTTGAATTCCTGCTTCCCACATCATAAAACGGCCATTGGTAATGGAATTCATCTGCGATTCGAATGCATAAACATCAGTAGTTCTTAAAACACGAAGCGTATACAGCTTTGGCCCAGTCTTGATTGCGATAGCTATAGCGCCCAGAACTAACAGGGAGAGAAGCACAGTTTTTGCAAATTTACGATTCTTCCATTTCTGCAAAACGAAAAAAATTCCGTAGAGCGCAATGGGAATCAGACATAACAAGCCGCTGCGTGCCTTCGCCAGCAGTAAATAGGAAACAGCAGTAACCAGATTCAGGTAATACAAAGCAGGCTTCAACTGCCTGCGCGAATATAGAAACAAGCCTAAAACAAGTGCGGTAACTGTTCGATAGGAACCGTCAGTCATCCATTCATACAGACCATAAAACTGGTATTGTCCATCGTGATTCGAAGTAGTGACCATGGAACTGTAAGCAAACACCCCCGGAAGATCCGGGAAGCCAAGCAGATGAAGAATCAGGATCAGTAAGGAAACAGTATTAATTGTGCAGAAGACGGCAATGCACCATTTTGAAATACGATAGAGAAACTTGTCCGTTTCCCCTTTTCCAAGTCTGGGAATCAGGATAAAGAAGAGATAGATCTTCATAAAGAGAAGAAACTCATAGATCCATGACTTGATCCATAGCCCTTCTCTGCGCATAGCTGTTCCAACAAACGTGATGGCAAAGAAGACCCATAACGTGTTCTGGATCGGTGAAGTAAGCAATTTCCGGTGCACTGCTTCATAAAGAAAAATGCACAGTGCAAATAAAGAAACAAATGCAGAAAAAGCATTCCAGACCGTACTCTGAATGCCGGAGAATAAGTAAAAGACATCCTGGATCAAGTCTCGTAATATGAGCATGCCCAGAATCTGGACAGAGATAATATACCGGTAATCGGTCAGGTATTTCTTTACTTTCTCTTTAAACATAATCTTCAGTTCCCGTTGTCAAGTATACCAAAATTAGCAAGTTGGATAGGACACCCGCACAATATCGTTGAAACAGGCATCTGTTCATCTTTTACCTCTCTGCCTGTATGTGATAAAGTGCTTGAGAGGTCATCACAAGCTGGCAGATATCACCAATATCTTTCGGTACAGTACAGAAGATAGGGACAATTCCAGTGGCCTTTACAGTAAAATATGACTTGCAGCGCAGGAAGAGGAGACAACTGTGAATACTGATACTGATGAAATTGAGATTGATCTTTTCGATCTCTTTAAAAATATTACCAAGAAGTGGAAACAAATCTTAATCATTACGGTGGCAGGCATTGCGGTCGCGGTGCCATCTGCCCTTCCCAAGAAGCAGGAGACTGTGGAGTCCTTGAAAGCTGCTCTGGAACCGGACAGAGTGGAATATGTTGAAGACATATATAGTGATTACAAAATAGCGTTCGATAACGAACAGATTGCTTCTACAAATCTTGCGGATTCCCCCATCATCAATATAAACGCGTTCAAGGCTCCTCGAACCGTCGGGACCTTTATCATTTCCTCCGACATTACAGAAGCTTGGAGACTTTTTGAACCTCTAACGCAGGATGAAAATTTCTGTGGTCAGGTTGCAACTATATTAAATTTGGAAGACGCTGCCCATGCGGCAGATATGATCTCCTTCACTGGATATTCTGATGAAGCGAATGCATTATATGAACAAACGCCGCTCAGCGTGATGAAAGTCACAGCATATGTTTATTCTTCTGACGAAGGGCCAAAAATGCAGCAGATGATCTCAGATTTCATCAAGGCAAAGTCGGAAGCTTTCAATGCCGAAGGAATAAACCTGACTGTACAGAATGTTGAGTGGACCTATGTAGAAAGATTTGACATAAACCTCCAAAAAAGGCAGCAGGAGCTGTATCAGAGCAAAAGCTTAGCCTATCAGGAGGTTACTGATTACGAAGAAGATGTAAAAGCCAAATTATCAGAAGAAGAAATCGCTTATTTCAACGCATTAGCAAGCTTATCTGAACCAGCCGAGGCAGAGCCAAAGAAAATAGTGATCGGTGCGTTTGTTGGCCTGTTCCTTGGGATGTTGTTCTATGCGCTGCGTTACATCATGGCTGGTGTTATCCATACGGAACATGATTCTGAAATCCTTTATAAAACAACAAGTTACGGCGTAGTCCACAAGGAAACCATTGAGCAGGATATTGCCATGATTACGGCACAGATCAATACACAGGTCAGCGTCGCAAAAGCAAGTACACTCTTTATCCAGACCGATGACGATAACAAAGATATTCTGAACAAGATAAAGAACAATATAAATAACGTAACTATCCATTCCGGCAATATCACAGATGATCCAGAATCCTATCAGTCATTTGTTTCAGCTGACATTGTCATCGCTCTTACAACGATCGGAAGAACAAAAACAAAGCAGATCGAAAAAATGAGACTGCTGAAAAAGTACGGTTATCGAATAACCGATTTTGCTTTAACATTTAACCTCTGAATGACCCGAGTGTGGATTTATGATTCACAATGATAAGCGCGTAATCTGCAGAAATGCGTCGATTATGCGCTTTTTCTTCATGTTTTGATTGAAACGCATGCATGGCGTATAATATAACTATACTCCGGAGGTGTCTTTATGCTAAGAATGATTGATATGCCC is part of the Galactobacillus timonensis genome and harbors:
- a CDS encoding O-antigen ligase family protein, translated to MFKEKVKKYLTDYRYIISVQILGMLILRDLIQDVFYLFSGIQSTVWNAFSAFVSLFALCIFLYEAVHRKLLTSPIQNTLWVFFAITFVGTAMRREGLWIKSWIYEFLLFMKIYLFFILIPRLGKGETDKFLYRISKWCIAVFCTINTVSLLILILHLLGFPDLPGVFAYSSMVTTSNHDGQYQFYGLYEWMTDGSYRTVTALVLGLFLYSRRQLKPALYYLNLVTAVSYLLLAKARSGLLCLIPIALYGIFFVLQKWKNRKFAKTVLLSLLVLGAIAIAIKTGPKLYTLRVLRTTDVYAFESQMNSITNGRFMMWEAGIQVGMEKPVFGWGWAYLPAKLVEMTFNDAGISLHNILVNVFVFSGFAGLISLLVFFFASIVRFWRNRHLIASTKSGWLLILVLCGWIQSMLQPGILGENSHIESIYFWIAYGYLIYLDYGTDSVSKAAVQA
- a CDS encoding sugar transferase is translated as MNIHVRSLRRSTLWLADMIVSLLSLAIAVHIRFGTGSSGTTAVLDIYFSIALISTVIAFRLNLDKNFMRRSWFDEIYAVFLHTAVLGLALITGHYFAHNISWISRLMLGYFLLINFGLMIVERGTIKFAARKVYGTDTFRNKIILITDQAHAEDEFDDGLVFCVIGKLVINTDTAQGTLYDCSFSCPLENLSKELVTAAFDDVFINAPSLPQETIYSLMEKFTCMGVKAHVALDLFQPVDQQLTVSVFGGDYLCANYAKHEFNRAALAVKRIFDIIGALVGLAICGIIYIFAAPAIKLDSPGPVIFSQIRIGRNGKRFKFYKFRSMYIDAEERKKNLMAENEMNGLMFKMEDDPRITKVGKFMRKTSLDEFPQFWNVLKGDMSLVGTRPPTEDEFLHYNEHYRERLSIRPGITGLWQVSGRSDITNFDDVVKLDLRYINNWSLGLDARILFKTVAVVFKHKGAR